Below is a genomic region from Cyprinus carpio isolate SPL01 chromosome B6, ASM1834038v1, whole genome shotgun sequence.
ttctgcctttctttttttctctcttttcttttttttcctggcaGCTAAAGTTAATTTGATCGTGTGAATATATAATACCTTTTGgcattaaataaattttgtatttttgtgtgatcGAAACCATATGCATGCGTTTAAATTCATACAACTCAAAATACACAAGGACAACACTGAATAAACtaaaaactgtttctttaaaaatatctttattgtacACGTTTCCACAAGTAAAAAGTGCAGCATCCTAGCAGAGATTTTATGCGCATCCCCGTGTTTGggttttcaaaaacacatcaCAACATTAAATGCGGGCTGagtatcaaattataaaaaaaaaaaaaaggttcatgtCACCATAAACAACTGAAATTCTTTTCCTCTACAACCAAACTGATATTTACAGATTATACAAAAAGTCAGAAAGTCCCAAGAGTGACAACACACTTTCCATCCGTCTCTAAGAGCACATATGCACTGAAGCAATGTCCTTCATGTGTTCTGCTGTCTTTCACTGCACCCTGTGCTTGTAGAACCAGCAGAGACCTTTAGTGAAGTTCCAGCCGAGCGAAATGGAGAGAACATACAGGAGCCCGAGCAGAGCGAAGGGATACAGAAGCACCACAGTGTTCTTTAAGAACGGAAGTGCTAAAGAAACACAGAGTAAATTAGACAATGTTAGCTTGTGGATGGTTAAAATACACAGTCATAATCACTTACCATTGTAGCCCAGGAATGTGATGTAAATATAGTAACCGATAGCAATGAGCCACAAGGTGTTCCCCACAAAATAACCCAGGAACCAGTCTGAATTTATAACCACAACATCTGTCAAAAGAGTGAAAAAGATGTGTTTATAAAGTCTAAACAGTACATTATTATACTCGTGTATCCACCCGTGTACTTACGGTTGATGAAGAACAGCTGCAGAAAGTGCAGAATGACCAGGAGAGGGTAGAAAGCATTCAGATGGACGTCAAATGCGTAGCCCCACTCCACATCGTAATCTCTGCTGGGATGtttctgcaggtatttgtttGTGACAAACCTGGAGAAGAAAAACAGGGACTACTGTACAGTTTTACAGTCACAACTCTTCAAGATATAGTCCAGTACAGTTAGGCTGATTTATCACctcattcttaaaaaaacttGATTCTGATTTGTCAGTCACAGCAGACATTACTGTATAATAGCCACTAAACTGTACAATCTGGCAAATTATGTATTATACTGGACAACCTAAAGTCagcaagtcattttttttaagtatttagattttttgcatttatatattatagtattaattaaaacttaattaatttaacttttactAATTTtgtcttttgccattttttttttttactggtattTTTGTATATATCTATTTAcgtatttatatatctatttaattttttatttcagttttagtaatttacatACTTTAACTCAAATTAACTTGTTTCAATTAGCTGCAGATTTTGAAGTTTacgtttttcatgtaatatttagattttattttatttcacctttatttCAATTGTCAAAACCGTCTacttatttttagtttcatttaaaaaaaatatgtattattaacttttaatttgcatttcagttttagtcattttagtacttataaaCTTATTTCAGCCAGTTTCCAaggcaatatttattattttagctttccaattttttaagtttaagttttgcatccattatttctattttactttatttaagccttatttcaattaccaacaacaattaataataattttagttaatgataacaacatTGCTTCATGCTAGGGTCATAACCACCCTGCTCagggttattttttaataatgtaaaccttaaaaaatgtaaaatgcatgccTAAAATTCTCTTAACAAATAAGACCTTATTCTGaacttaacaataaaaaaaaaatgcaaaactccATAACCCAGAAAAAGAAACTGGATCAATACCATATCAGCAAATGCACACATTTTTGGCAGTctttgtgagtgtctgtgtgactCCTCACCACATGAGTGTAGATATGAGCAATCCGACTCCGATACAATCGATGAAAACCACCCACAGCAACAGCTTCAACGTCTCCACAAAACCCATTTCAAGAACCAGACCAAAGCCCACCGTCGACACTGCAGAGAAAACATGATTACTGAGCCAATGCAAGGTTCATTTCCAAATCCTTTCCGTCAAAAGTGCTCACCACACAGCCAGACGCTGAGCAGCACCAGGAACGCCGGGTCGTCCCGGGCCCACTGGTCTTTAGTCTGTTTGCGGTACTGGAAGTTGCGGTACACTTTCTGTGGCGATGTGAACAGGTAGAGCATCTGCCACATGGCAAACTCAAAATCCATCTGTCTGAAATGCAGCAGTCGCCGCAGGTACTTGTAGCGCTTGGCGCCGGCCGTGTGCCGCACTGCATCCCGTGTGTTCAGACTGCCGTTCCGGTGGATCTGCGGGGAACTCGTTGGCAACATACTGTTGTGGGATAAGAGAAATGCAGCtattacaaacacataaacacttgAGCAAATCAAAGAACGATTGAATATAGTACACAAACCTTCCTAAATGTATCCCTAAATCACATTAGGAATAAACTAAGTGACTAAATTTGAGTTTCTGGGTCATCATTACCAACAATTATAGTTTAGTCTGTTTTGACAAAACTAAAAGAGTCCAACTTTTCAACAGTTTCATCACAGTAAGTGCTGAAGTTGGCAGTACAgtagatctgtctctgtctaaaaacaaaaattctagaAAACTACATCTATTATCTGTCCGTGAAAACAGTTTGAAAGAGGCCTAAGCTATAGATAAAGCTCGTGTATTGTCGGTGCATCAGTTCTAAACCTGTGATCTGCTGTGTGTAAACATGTTGAGCTGATCCCAGATCAGTCCTGTTACTCTTATTTGCGTTACACAGCACAGCTGACAGCAATGCTACAGTAGCTCTAACACTGCAACAAAAAAGTAAACCTGCTATTGTTAATGTGGTCGGTAAAAGtggatgttttattaaaaacaaacaatgtaaaaTCCAAAGCACTAGAGTGGTTCTGCTCCTCCATGGGCCTCGGTCCTACATAATAACCTGTTAACAAGTCAGCTACCGTGTCTCTCCTGCTCGGTGTGTATAAATATGACACTCACCTGCTCTACGGCAGTATCAGCAACTAATAAAGCAAAGATCTTTTTAATCAGTGttcaaaaaacaatgcagcaacCGTGACATTTCAACTTCCTCCTGCCTCGTCCGAACACGTAGCAGCGCAACCCGTACAGTGACGCCACTTCCTGTGTCAAGGccttctgggaaatgtagtttttgggGTCGAGAGCAGCGTTGCCATTGCTCGTGCACTcctaaaatacagtatatgcgATATATTTCCTTAGGACTATCATATTAATACattggataaaatattaaactcacaCTTTTGAGAGATGAAAACCATTTGCGTTCTTTTGGctccattgaaaaagtcattttagtgtgaaaaagCAACGGGTTTATTCAGGCTctaatcaaaatgttaaaaacaaagaaaaaacatttgcagAATATTGTTTTGAACTagtaaaacatcaaaattacCAATCATTCAATGAGGGATTAAcagctgttttgttttctctgGAGAATGTTTACACTTAGAAAAATCCCatatatctttgtttgtgttctgtttATTTTCCCAAATAATTATAATGTACAAATGACTTAGCTTGaccatatttctaaaatatatactgGAATGTAATTATAAAGCTATTGAAATACTTCCTTGAATTACAACAGGCATATTCATGTTTGATTATTTGATGCACTTTGATATGCTTttagtataaaattatatatataaaaaaaagaatcatttaatttttcctttattttataaaaaaatattggaggtTAACAAGACAATGCAGGCTTTAATAACTGATTAACACAATTGTGATGGCCAAAAATATTTGAACAAACCTTTAACTTtaatattagtgttatatttcattttattatagctATGTATGTATGTCAAATTATATGTCTGCACTGTGTCTGGACTTTTTCtttgcactggaagctcctgccaccaagacaaattccttgtgtgtgtgtgtgtgtgtgtgtgttttttttttttttttgtttgtcttttaaataagaaatttctttttatttttgtttctggaTGTTTGCTACATGTTTAGGAACAACAGATGGCGCTGAAGTACCTTattccttccttctttccttcctttgACACGTTGATATAACTTTTTACATGGATTGTCTTAACTTTTTAAAAGGATTATAAAAGCAACAATTTATGAAAGTCATGAAAAAGCAATTCAGAGAAATAATTGTAACAAAAATCttgatgtatttttaatactgtatgcTACTGTAACCTGTATTCTGATCACTGACAGGAGGTTTTTTTTAGTGAGCACTGTGTTCACTTTgctttttaagcaaaaactaaaagAAGCGAGCGGagaatggtttttatttttacctcCACATTTCTTGCAGGTCACTGGAGCAGAGCTCACCTGAGAGACGAACGCATCTGTTTGGAGCAGTTCTTCATTCAGAGGCGTTTAAAAGCACAGTTTGATGTTTgcctcatatttttttaataagcacCTACCACCTCATCTTTCTTTTATCTCTTCATTCTGTTATCCACCTCCAGGCTATTCATGTGGTGGATTGTAAAACACTCTGCACATCGCTTCAGAAACAAGGTTTATTCATGTCATTGTGGAACAGCTTGTCAtcacaataaatgaaaaatga
It encodes:
- the unc50 gene encoding protein unc-50 homolog, with the translated sequence MLPTSSPQIHRNGSLNTRDAVRHTAGAKRYKYLRRLLHFRQMDFEFAMWQMLYLFTSPQKVYRNFQYRKQTKDQWARDDPAFLVLLSVWLCVSTVGFGLVLEMGFVETLKLLLWVVFIDCIGVGLLISTLMWFVTNKYLQKHPSRDYDVEWGYAFDVHLNAFYPLLVILHFLQLFFINHVVVINSDWFLGYFVGNTLWLIAIGYYIYITFLGYNALPFLKNTVVLLYPFALLGLLYVLSISLGWNFTKGLCWFYKHRVQ